A single genomic interval of Porphyromonas sp. oral taxon 275 harbors:
- a CDS encoding YebC/PmpR family DNA-binding transcriptional regulator has product MGRAFEYRKARKMKRWGNMARVFTKLGKEITIAAKAGGPDPETNPRLRVLMQTAKKENMPKDNVERAIKKATSKDFSDYKEMNYEGYGPFGIAIFVETATDNTTRTVANVRSYFNKFGGSLGTTGSLEFLFEHKCIFHIVKKEGMDIEELELELIDYGVDELEDDENEIILYGAFSDNAQIQAYLESAGYEITSAEFVRLPNDTKPVTAEQRETLAKLIDKLEEDEDVQNVFTNMQEEEEEE; this is encoded by the coding sequence ATGGGAAGAGCATTTGAATATCGTAAGGCTCGTAAGATGAAGCGCTGGGGTAATATGGCCCGCGTCTTTACCAAGCTCGGCAAGGAAATCACCATCGCAGCTAAGGCTGGCGGTCCTGACCCCGAGACCAACCCCCGTCTACGCGTCCTGATGCAGACTGCCAAGAAGGAAAACATGCCCAAGGACAACGTAGAGCGCGCCATCAAGAAGGCGACGTCCAAGGACTTCTCCGACTACAAGGAGATGAACTACGAGGGCTATGGCCCCTTCGGTATCGCCATCTTCGTCGAGACCGCTACGGACAACACGACGCGTACCGTGGCCAACGTGCGTAGCTACTTCAACAAGTTCGGTGGCAGCCTCGGCACGACGGGTAGCCTTGAGTTCCTCTTCGAGCACAAGTGCATCTTCCACATCGTCAAGAAGGAGGGCATGGACATCGAGGAGCTGGAGCTGGAGCTGATCGACTATGGCGTCGACGAGCTGGAGGACGATGAGAACGAGATCATCCTCTACGGGGCCTTCAGCGACAACGCGCAGATCCAGGCCTATCTCGAGAGTGCTGGCTACGAGATCACCTCGGCGGAGTTCGTCCGCCTGCCCAATGACACCAAGCCTGTGACAGCTGAGCAGCGCGAGACCCTCGCCAAGCTCATCGACAAGCTCGAGGAGGATGAGGACGTGCAGAACGT